GCTCATTGCCCTGAGTTCGCATCCGAAGGTCCGGCTGTACCAGGTTTTCACGTCGCTTCAGGCGCCGATGTCGAGCGACCTGCTGGTCCAGGATGTGGAATTTTTGAGTCAGCACCTCAACTGCCCGGTGGTCGCGACCACGGCCCAGGATTCCTCGGTGGCTGAATCCATTCAGGATTTGGCGCTGCGCGATCAGACCGATGTGATCGTGCTGGGGGCAACGCGGGAGGGGCTGCTGCAGCAGGTGATGCAGGGGAATATCCCGGAGGCGATCGCCCGCAAAAGTCCCTGTACGGTTATTTTGGTACGGGGGGCGATCGCCGATGAGCCGCCCAGCGCCTGGGGGGTGTGACCCCTCATTTAAAAAGTGCCATAGTGGTGGAGTCGCTGCGATTGGGGTGAGACCGCGTCCCCTCTCCGGATCAAGCGTTGGTGCGCTCGGAGGAGAAAAGGGATCCCTGGCTCTCGCTCAGGCTGTCCGGTCGCGATCGCTTGCCTTCTCCTCATTCTTTTTCCTCCACCTTTGTGGTCTTAAAACGTCTCGCCCAGGTTTGTTCGCGAGTTGAGTCGCTGCCCCTCAAAAAGTGGCTGCTGGCTCCGGTTGTGATGCCGTTTGTGACCAGTGCGGCAGTGACCGCCAGTTTGCTCGGGCTCCAGTCTGTGGGAGCGTTGCAGCAGGCCGAATTGAAGGTTTTTGATACGATGGTGCGCCGCCGTCCTGAGCTGGGGCCGGACCCGCGCCTGCTGGTGGTGAGCATTACCGAAGCAGACATTCAGCGCCAGGGCCGCTGGCCGCTGTCGGATCAGACCGTCGCCGACGCCTTGCAGCGCTTGCAGCAGCACCAGCCCCGCCTGATCGGCCTGGATGTGTATCGAGATGTGCCCCAGATGCCGGGACGATCGCAGCTGCTCAAAGCGCTCCAGGCGGAAAACACGATCGCTATCACCAATCTGGGCAGCGGCGACGACGCCGGGGTGCCCGCCCCTGAGGGCCTGCCCACCGACCGAGTCGGCTTCAATGATTTGCTGATCGACAGCGACAATGTGGTGCGCCGCCACCTGATGATCGCGTCCGTGGCCGAAGAGACCTACTTTTCCTTTCCGCTGCTGCTGGCGATCGCCTATCTGGATACCGAAGGCCAAACGGCCCGCAACAGCCCCAGCAACCCCAACCATCTCCAGATTGGCGAGACGGTGTTTGAGCCGCTCCAGGCGACCTCGGGGGGCTACGCCAAGGTGGATGCTCGGGGCTATCAGCTGCTGATCAACTACCGCTCTGGCCGCCAATCGGTGCGCCAAATCTCCCTGACGCAGCTGCTCAATGGTGAGTTTGACCCGGCCTGGGTGCGCGACAAGGTGGTGCTGGTGGGCACGACGGCCTCAAGCCAAAAAGATGTGTTTTATACGCCCTTTAGCGCTAGCGAAGAAGAAATCCCCGAAATGCCCGGGGTGCTGGTCCACGCCCAAATGCTGAGCCAGATTTTGGATGCGGTCGCGGGCGATCGCCCGCTGTTTCGCTACTGGACGCCGACGGGCGAGGGCCTGTGGCTCTGGGGATGGGCGATCGCCGGGGGCGTCCTGGCTTGGCGGGTGCGCCATCCGGCGTTGCTGCTGTCCGGCGCAGCGGGGGTGCTGGTCCTGCTGGGAATGGCGAGTTTTTCGCTGTTTGAGGCCCACGCCTACTGGGTGCCGACGATCGCCCCGGCCCTGGGGCTGGTCCTGACCGGCAGCCTGGTGGTGGCCCACCGCGCCTACGAGGCCCACCAGCAGCAGCAGACGGTGATGCGCCTGCTGGGCCAGAGCACCTCGCCGGAGGTGGCTGCGGCCCTCTGGACCAGCCGCGATCGCCTCCTCAAGTCCGGCAAGCTGCCCGGCCAAAAGCTGACGGCCACCACCATGTTTGTGGACATCAAAAATTTCAGCACCATCTCCGAGATGCTGCTGCCCGAGCTGCTCCTGGAGTGGCTCAACACCTACCTAGCGGCAGCCACCCAAGAAGTCCTCGCCCACCAGGGCGTGGTGAACAAGTTCACCGGAGACGGCCTGATGGCCGTGTTTGGGGTGCCGGTGCCGCGGCAGAGCGAGGCCGAAATCGCCGCCGACGCCCGCAATGCCGTGCGGTGCGCCCTGGTGATGGGCGATCGCCTCCGGGCCATGAACCAGCTTTGGCGCGAGCAGGGCCTGCCCCTGATTGAAATTCGGGCTGGTATCTTCACCGGGCCAGTGGTGGCGGGCAGCCTCGGCAGCAAGGAGCGCCTAGAGTACGGCGTGATCGGCGACAGCGTGAATATTGCCGCCCGCCTCGAAAGCTGCGAAAAAGATCGCCAGGGCGATGTGTGCCGCGTCCTGATCGCCAAGGAAACCCTGGTCTACCTAAACGATGAATTCGAGGTGGATCACTGGGGACCCCTGGCCCTCAAGGGCAAGCACCACTTGGTGGACGTGTATCGGGTGATCGGCTTGGCGCGATCGCCCCAGCCCCGCCAGCCCGCCGAGCCCCCCACCGCCCTCAACTAGCCGCGCAAAAAAGCCCAAAAAAAGCTCCCCCACAGGGGAGCCAGATAGCCGAGTCAATCAAATCTATTGGGTCTCTATTGGGCCAGCCAGCGCGCTGCGTCCTTGGCGTGGTAGGTCAAAATCAGGTCAGCCCCTGCCCGCTTGAAGCTCAGCAGGGTTTCCATGACCAGCTTTTCCTCGTCTACCCAGCCATTGAGGGCGGCGGCCTTGACCATGGAGTACTCGCCCGAAACGTTGTAGGCGGCGACGGGCAGGTTCGTCGCTTCCTTCACTCGCCAAATGATATCCATGTAGGCTAGGGCTGGCTTCACCATCAGGAAATCAGCACCCTCAGCGATGTCGAGGGCAATTTCCTTGAGGGCTTCGCGGCCGTTGCCGGGGTCCATCTGGTAGGTGCGGCGATCGCCAAATTGGGGCGCCGACTCCGCTGCATCCCGGAAGGGGCCATAGTAGGCCGATGCGTACTTCGCCGCGTAGGACATGATGGGAATCTGCTCGAAGCCCGCCTCGTCCAGACCCGCCCGAATGGCCTGCACAAAGCCATCCATCATCCCCGACGGCGCAATAATGTCAACCCCCGCCTTGGCCTGGGACACTGCCGTTTTCTTGAGCAGCTCCAGGGTGGGGTCATTCAGCACCCGACCCGTCAGGTCGCCCGTCTCCAGGTAGCCGCAGTGGCCGTGGCTGGTATACTCGCACAGGCAGGTGTCGGCAATGACCACCAGATCGGGCACCGCTTCTTTCACCGCCGTGGCCGCTTTTTGGACGATGCCGCAGTCGTGCCAGGCGCCCGTAGCGTCAATGTCCTTGTCTGCCGGAATCCCAAACAGGATGATGGCCGGAATTCCCAGGTCGTAGACTTCCTTCGCCTCTTCGACGATCTTGTCGATGGAGAGCTGGTACACCCCCGGCATGGACTTCACTTCCTGGGCAATGCCTTCACCGGGCACCGCAAACAGCGGGTAGATCAGGTCGCTGGTGGTGAGGCTGTTTTCGCGCACCATCCGGCGGATTTGGGCGTTGCTGCGCAGTCGGCGGGGACGATGAACTGGGAACATAAATCTTCTTGTGCTACGCGCTTTAGAAAAACGTCTAGGGTCGGCGGGACTTCTTAAAAGTTTAAGGTCTGACCAAGACGGGACTGCGCCGCCGTAATGTTCTGTAAAGTCTCGCGATCTGGGAAAGCAAACAAACCGCAGACAAACGCAAAGAGGCGATCGCCCTAGGGCGATCGCCTCTTTGACTTAGGGTCGATCGAATGCAGCAAACCCCAAATCGTCAGTCTCTGGTTGCTTGGGCAATTAAGCCGTAGCTTCTGCGGCGATGGGGTAGACGCTGACCTTTTTGCCGCTCTTGCCGCGACGCTCAAAGGTCACAATGCCGTCTACGAGGGCGAACAGCGTGTCATCGTTGCCCCGACCCACGTTGTTTCCAGGGTGGACCTTGGTGCCGCGCTGACGAATCAGGATATTGCCAGCCCGCACAACTTGACCGCCGTAGCGCTTCACGCCGAGGCGTTTGGCGTTTGAGTCGCGGCCGTTACGAGTACTACCTGTTCCTTTCTTATGAGCCATTGTGTCCTTCCTGTCGTCTCTTTAGGGGTAAACCGTGGGCGATCGCGCCTAGCGTTTCTAGGCCTCAGCCTTTTCAGCCGCCGTCAGTTTGGTGCCGTTCAGGCTGATGGCGTCGATCATAATCCGGGTCAGCTCTTGGCGGTGACCTTGCTTCTTACGGGTTTTCTTTTTGGGGCGCATCTTGTAGACGATGATCTTCTTGCCCCGCAGGTGGCTGAGGACGGTTGCCTCGATGGTTGCCCCTTCGACAAAGGGCTGGCCGATGGTCACTTCGCCATCGTTTTGCACGAGGAGCACGCGATCGAGGGTGAGGGTGCCATTGGCGTCGACGGCCAGGCGGTTGACGTCGTAGAAGCGACCGGGCTCGACGCGCAGCTGCGTGCCGCCGGTTTCAATAATTGCGTAAGTCATAGCAGGTGGTGGTTTCCAGAATTGCCGTACAGGTAGCCAGTGAGTCCGCTCGTCGGATGCTCCGGCCTTTCGCGATGTCTGAACCTGATCCGAGCAGGAATTAAGACAGCCAGTTTATCAGTATCGCTAATAGCGACCCCCGGCGTCAAGGCGCGATCGCCCGGTCCCTGGAGTTACAAATACTGGCCCAAAATGGCGGCGGTTTGCTGGCCGGTCCGCTCCCAGCTAAACTGCTGCGATCGCGCGAGGCTGAGGGATTGAAGCTGCGATCGCCCATGATCATCGGTGGCGACCTGGCGCATGGCGGCGGCGATCGCCTCGGGCCGGTAGGGGTCCACCAGCAGGGCTGCATCTCCGGCCACCTCGGGCACCGAGGCCTGGTTGGAGGTGATCACGGCGGTGCCGCAGGCCATGGCCTCCAGCACCGGCAAGCCAAAGCCCTCCCACAGGCTGGGAAACACCAGGGCGATCGCCTGATTGAGCAAGCGCGGCAGATCGCCGTAGGGCACGTAGGACAAGAACTTCACCCGGTGGGCCAAGCCCAGCTCGGCCGCCTGCGCCGCCAGAGCGGGCGTAAAGCGCGGATCGGCGGGGCCAGCGATCCACAGCTCGACGTCAGGCAAATCCCGCACCTGACCAAAGGCCTCGATCAGGCGGTGGAGGTTCTTGTAGGGGTCGTGGCGACCGACGTAAAAAAAGTAGTTCTGGGTCGGCAAAGAAAGGGGCCGGAAGTGCTCGGCGTCGTAGGCCAGGGGCACTGCGGTCATTTTGCGGGCGGGCAGGCCGTAGAAGTGGGTGATGTCTCGGGCGGTGGCCTCCGAGTCGCAGAGGATGTGGGCAGCCTGGCGCAGCACCTGGGGCACGTAGTGGCGAAAGTACAGCCGCAGGGGCGATCGCGCCGAGCCGAAGCGCAGGGGAATCAGGTCGTGGACGGTGACCACCGAGCGGGTGCGTCGCCACAGAGGCGTCTCCGGCACCGGGGAAAACAGCAGAGACGCCCCCAGCTGGCGATACAGCTTGGGCAGCTGAAACTGGGTCCACAGCAGCCGCCGCAGGTGACCTCGCGAGCCGTGCTCGGCGGTGAGGTTGGCGGGGGTCGGGATGCAGCGAAAGCCCTCGAAGGGATGGGCTGTCAGCAGGGTGGGCTGGAGCGATCGCAGGTGAGGCACCAGCTGCCGAGCGTAGGTGGTCAGGCCCGTGGGCTGCTGCATCAGCAGCGATAGATTGATCAGCAGAGAATCGCTCAAAGCTTTAGGGCGCGCCGCCCGGACATCCACAACCCCTGTAGTTTACCAAGGGCGATCGCGGGTTTGAGGGGCAGCAGGGCGATCGCCTTTAGGCCGAGGCGCAGCGATCGCCCCCACAGCGCCCGCCGGTGGGCGTAGCGCGCCAGCGTCAGCAGATAGCTCTCGGTGCTGTAGCGAAACTTTTGGCGGGCGTTGCGGCTCGTCACCGAGGACGGCGCATGAATCACCTGCACCTGGGTCGCCAGGCCGACGGTGTGGCCCTGTTCGGCGTAGCGGCGGCAAAAATCCACGTCTTCGTAATAGAGAAAATAGGCCGGATCAAACTGGGGACACCGGTTAAAGCGCCCCAGCTGGAGCATCAGGCTGCAGCCGCTCACCCAGGGCGTAGGGATCCAGGGCTGCTCTGGGGAGGGCAGGGTTTCGAGGGCGTGGATTTCGCCCCGCGCCGGATCAAAAAAGCCGCCGCCAAACCAGGGCTCCCCCTCCGGCGTCAGCACCACGGTCCCCAGGATGGACGCTGGAGGCTGGCTTTCCCATAGCTGCTGGGCTTGGCTCAGGGCGCGATCGCCCAGCCACGCGTCCGGATTGATCAGCCAGGCGATCGCCTGGGGATCCTGCGCAAACACGTAGTGCAGGCCCGCATTGCAGCCGCCGCCGAAGCCGCAGTTTTCCCCCGTCTCCAAGATCACGGTGCGATCGCTCGCCCACTGGTAGACGGCCCGGTCTTCGGGTGAGTTGTTCACGATCACCCAGCGCCAGGCGATCGCCGTTTCCGCCATGAGAGACGCCTGGAGCCGCGCCAGCAGCGCCGATGAGCGGTAGTTGACCGTGATGAAATAAATCACACCAGCTCAATTTGGGAATCGTCGCCCACCATGAAGCGCACCGCCTTGGGCCGCCGCTCCGCCACGCAGAGCTGGACGCGCTGGCCGATCACGCTGTCGACGATCCGCTGATGAATGCCGGTGACCGTCGCCCCCTGGAGAATCACGCTGTGGTCTAGGTCCACATCCACCAGCTTGACCCCGTTGGCAATGCTGCTGTAGGGGCCGATAAAGCAATTTTCTAGATGGCAGTTTTCGCCGATGATCACCGGGCCGCGAATGGTGCAGTGGCGAATCTCGGAGTTGGCCCCGATTTGGACGCGCCCGATGATTTTGCTGCTCTCGTCGATGGTCCCCAGCACCTCGCTGTGGTGCAGCTTGGTATCGAGAATGATCCGGTTGGCTTCGAGCAGATCGTCTTTTTTGCCGGTGTCGAGCCACCAGCCGTCCAGGGTGCAGGCCTCCACGGCGCGCTGCTGGTCAATCAGGTACTGAATGGCGTCGGTGATTTCCAGCTCGCCCCGGGCCGAGGGCTGGATATTGGCGATCGCATCGTGAATGGAGTCATTGAAGAAATACACGCCCACCAGCGCCAGGTTAGACGCGGGCTGAGCGGGCTTTTCCACCAGGCGCAGCACCCGGCCCGCGGCGTCCACCTCCGCTACCCCAAAGGCGCTGGGATTTTTGACCGATCGCAGCAGGATCAGGCTGTCGAGGTGCTGGCTCTTGAAGCGATTGAGGAAGCCTTGCAGCTCGTTTTGGATCAGGTTGTCGCCCAGGTACATGATGAAGGGCGCGTCCCCCAAGAAAGGCTGGGCGATTTTCACCGCGTGGGCCAGTCCGGCGGCTTCCTCTTGCAGGATGTAGGTGATCTGGGCGCCAAAGCGATCGCCGCTGCCGGTTTTGCTGCGCACCTCGTCGCCTGTCTGGGGGCTGATGATGATGCCGATATCGGTGATGCCTGCGGCCACGATGGACTCGATGCCGTACCAGAGAATCGGCTTGTTGGCCACGGGCACAAGCTGCTTGGCGCCGGTGTAGGTGAGAGGCCGGAGTCGCGTACCTTTGCCGCCGGAGAGGATCAGCGCTTTCATTGTTTTAGGTGGTGGAGTAACTGTCGGAGGCCCTGACGCCAGTGGGGCGGCGTTTCGCCCAGAACTGCCGCTAGCTTATCGCAGGCCAAGACGGAATAGGCAGGCCGCCGCGCCGGGGTCGGGTAGTCGGCGGTGGTGATGGGCACCACGCGCTGCACGGCCAGCGGAAAATCGAGGGCGCGCGCCTCTTCGAAGATGGCGATAGCGAAGTCGTACCAGCTGGCGACGCCGCTGCTGGTGTAGTGGTAGATGCCAGCGGTCTGGGGGCCTAGGTGCGGGACAAACTGGGCGATCGCCCCCGCCAAGTCCCCGGCCCAGGTGGGGCTGCCCACCTGATCGGCTACGACGCGAATCTCTTCGCGATCGCTCCCGAGGCGCAGCATGGTTTTGACAAAGTTGCCCTTGCCGTGGGGGCCACACACCCAGGCGGTGCGAAAAATCGCGTAGGAAGCGTCTCCGGACACCCGGTAGGCCTGCTGGACGGCCTGCTCCCCCGCCAGTTTGGAATGGCCGTAGACGCTCAGGGGGCTGGTGGGGTCGTCGGGCCGGTAGGGCGTGTTTTTGCGCCCGTCAAAGACGTAGTCCGTGGAGATGTGAATAAAGGCGGCGCCGTGGCTCTGGGCGGCGCGGGCCAGGTGGTCAGGGGCGATCGCGTTTACGGCGTAGGCCAGCTCTGACTCGCTTTCGGCCCGGTCCACGGCGGTGTAGGCCGCCGCATTGACCACCACATCCGGGCCCACCGTCTCCAGCAGCCCGACCATGCGCTCGGGATGGGCAAAGTCCATCTCTTCGCGGCTTACGCCGATCACCTCTCCCAGGGGGGCTAGGGTGCGCTGGAGCTCGTGGCCGACTTGGCCGGTCACCCCGGTCAGCAAAAACCGTTTCACGCAAACACCTCCGCCGCCGCGAAGGGCACGCCTGCTTGGTCCTTGGCCGAAAGAATCGGCTCACCCGTCAGGGGCCAGGCGATCGCCAAATCCGGATCGTCCCAGCGGATGCAGCGCTCGTGCTCGGGGGCGTAGTAGTCCGTGGTTTTGTAGAGCACCTCGGCCTGCTCGGACAGCACCAGGAAGCCGTGACCAAAGCCCGCCGGTACCCAGAGCTGATGCTTGTTTTGGGCGCTCAGCTCGTAGCCGACCCACTGACCAAAGGTGGGAGAGCTGCGCCGCAGATCCACCGCCACATCGTAGATCTGGCCCACGATCACGCGGACGAGTTTGCCCTGGGGCTGCTGAATCTGGTAGTGCAGGCCGCGCAGGACATTTTGCCGGGACGAGGAGTGGTTGTCTTGAACGAACTGGACCGAGTTTCCAGCCTTTTCGGTGAAAACCCGCTGATTGTAACTTTCAAAGAAAAAACCGCGATCGTCCCCAAACACCCGCGGTTCGAGGAGCAAGACGTCGGGAATCTCAGAAGGGTGAAACTGCATAGGCGACCCGCCGGGAAATCACTCAAGCCATTGTGCCCTGGAATGGGCGATCGCTAGATCTGCTGTCGCATCCAGGCGTAGGTTTTTTTCAGGGCCTCGGGCCAGGCGGTCTCGGGCTGCCACCCCAGCACCTGCCGCGCCCGGGAGATATCCAAAACATTGATCGGGACATCGATGGGCCGCCCAGGCTTGTAAATGCGGGCGATCGGGGCCTTGAGCACCGCCTCCAGGGAGTCGAGCACCTGGTTGAGGCTGTAGCCTTGGCCGCTGCCAATGTTGAAAAGCGTCTCGGGGCCGCTGTACTGGCCAGCTTTGACCAGGGCGGCGGCGACGTCCTGCACGTAGACGTAGTCCCGCACCACCTCGCCATCGCCCCAGATCTCGATGGTTTCGCCCCGCAGGGCCTTGGCCAAAAAGATGCCGACCACGCCCTGGCGCTTTTCTAGGGGCTGGCGCTCGCCAAACAGGTTGGAGACCCGCAGCACGCAGTAGTCGATGTGGTGAACGGCGGCGTACATGTGCAGGTACTTTTCGATGGCCAGCTTGCTGATGCCGTAGGCGCAGATGGGCTGGGTGGGGGCGTCCTCGTGGAGGGGGAGCGATCGCGGAATGCCGTAGACGGTGCCCCCGGAGGAGACAAACACGATCTTGCGGACGCCAGCCTCTTGGGCGATCGCCAATAGCTGCAGGGTGCTCTCGACATTGGAGCGCAGATCGTAGATGGGGTCGCGGTTCGAGGACTCCGGTACCGTCGTGCTGATCAGGTGGTAGATCGTGTCGCAGCCCGTGACCGCTTCCTCGAGGGCCGCGCGATCGCAAAAGTCCCCGATCGCCCACTCGACTTTCCCAGAGCCCAGCACCAGGGGAACTTGCGATCGCCCAAAGGCCCGCACCGGCTGCCCCGCAGCACTCAGCGCTTCACACAGATGGGAGCCCAGAAACCCCGAGGCTCCCAACACCAACGATCCCTTAGAGTTCATGGCTGAGGCGGTCAAAGATCTTCGCAACTTTATCAGATTCCGCTTCCCAGCTGGTTTGCTGGGCGTAGTCTAGGCCCCGCTCGATCAGCTGTTTGCGGCGCGGCTCGTCCAGCAGCAGCGCCACCAGCGCCTCGCTCAGGGCCTCCACCGTCGGCTCGGCCAGCACCGCCACGTCTTCGGTGACCAGCCATTCCACATTGGGACCGCGATTGCTCACCACCGGGCAGCCGCTGGCCATCAGCTCCAGAGGCAGCAGCGACAGGTTGGTAAAGGACAGGACCAGCGCCGCATCGCACTGGCTGTAGAGCTCCGGCAGATCCTTGAGAGCCAAAACCCCGGGGCTAGAGTGCTGGAAGGGCAAAACGTAATTGGAGGTGTCCCAGCCCGCCAAAATAAACTGGGTGTCCGGCAGCTGCTTGGCCACCTCCGCCAGCACCAACAGCCCCAGCTCGAAGGCGCGGCGCGGCGTCACCGGCCGCGCATAAAAGAAGACCGTGCGTGTGTGGGGGTCGCGGCGTGGATAGGGCCGATAGAGGTCGCGATCGAAGGAAAAGCCCATGGCCGCCGTGCGCATGCCATATTCTCGGGCCAGCTTGTCCGCGAGCCACTGGCCAGCCGTGATGCCAAAGAAGTTGAACCGGTAGGTTTGCTCAGCCCACAGATAGTCGCTGCCGTGGGCGTAGAAAAAAGGCTCAAAGTCCTGGACGAAATAGCACCGCAGGGCCGTACCGCGGAAGTTGCGGACGGTGTGGGCCGTGATCCAGCTCGTGGCCACGGTGATCCAGGCAGGCTGGAGGGAGGCTTCGCCGATGCCAACGCTCGCCTGCACAGGGCTAAAGTGCTTGCGGATGGAGTCGCGGGCGGCCTCGCCGGAGGCGAACTGACAGGGGCCGACGATGGTGATGTGGCAGGTGTAGCCCTGGCGCTCGAGGTTTTCGACCAGACGAAAAATATTGATGTGGCCACCGGAGCCGATGCCAAAGTCGGGGATGACCCAGTTCACGGACTTGCGATCGCAGCGATCGCGATCGAGGGGCTCGCCGAAGGGCTGGTGGCGGACAAAGTCGTAGAACGAAACGACGTCAATCTTGCCCAGATTTTGGGTCGAAAGATCGGTGATGGACTTTTTGAGATACCGGAAATAGAGGTGACGCAAGAGGCCGCGGGTGCCGAGCTTGCGCCAGTAGAACTTCAGTAACCCTAGTTTTTTGCGGACCTTGATAATGATCACAAGTGGTGCCTTTGGCGGCGATCGCCCCTTTCCCTAACTCCTGAGTCCCCCAGCGGAGACATCCAACAAAACAATACGCTCTAAGCCCGCCGCTTCAGCGACTGATCGAGGGAAATTGTCGCGACGAGCCGCCGCGGGAGCCGATCGGCCCGCTCCCCCAGGTAGTAGCCGAGCTGCCGCGCCAGATTCAAAAAGGGCGATCGCAGGGGCCAAGCGGGGGCCTGGCGAAACAGCCGCGTCTGCTTGGCGTAGCGCCAGTCCGCCAGCGTACTGCGCACAAAGTGGCCGACCAAGTGAACAAAGCTGGGACACAGCTGATAGCCAAAGAGCGATCGCAGCGCCTTCGACTCATCAAAGGAGCGCCGCCCGTACTCCACGATCGAGTAGTTGTGGGAGTGGTAGACCGCCGCATCATCGGCGTAGGCCTTGCCATAGCCCGCCTCGATGATTTGCTTGGCCCAGATCTGGTCCTCCGCAAAGTCCACATCGGGATAAGGGTACTTTTCCCAGACGCTGCGCCGCACACAGGCATTGTTGTCTGAGAAAAAGTGCAGGACCTGCCGGTAGCCCGCCTCCCGCTGATAGCGATCGCGATCTTCTAGGCGCGCCACCAGCGGCCAAGTCAAGAAATGATCAAAATGAAGCTGCAAATCTCTCGCCACAAAAGGATTGCAGCCCGGATAGGGCAAATGACGCCCAAAGGCTCCCGCTACGTCCGGCGCCTGATCCGCTGCTCCGACCAAATTTCGCAGCCAGGCAGAGCTCGCTGGCAGCGCATCGTGGGTAATCAGCGCCACGAACTCGCCCTTGGCCATAGAAATCCCCAAATTGCGGGTTCGACCGTGGCCAAATTCCTGAGGCGCAATGGTGTGCACGCGCACCTGCTCCCCCAGGGACCGGCAATAGTCCACGGTGCCGTCCGTTGACCCAGAGTCGATCACCAAGACCTCGTAGGGCCAAGGTGTCTCCTGACTCAAAACAGCCTCCATCACCTTGCGAAATAGGGCACCCGGATTTTTGGTCGGAATCAAGACGGTGGCTTTCAAAACAACCTCTTCGGTAGGACGCTGCGTGCTCGATTGTAGCGGTTTCGCGGGACTAGATCGTGCTGTCTACTGCTTCCTGAGCCTGCGTAGCCGGTCCCGGATTTTTTGGAGGGGACTACGGGCTTGCGGAAGCTGTAGCGCATGAAGTGCTTGCTCTGCCTGAATTGTCTGCTGGCGCTGCTCTTCGCAGCGGGCTGCGGTTTCTTGGTAGGCCTGGCGATATTCCTCGTAGGC
This genomic stretch from Geitlerinema sp. PCC 7407 harbors:
- a CDS encoding NAD-dependent epimerase/dehydratase family protein, whose protein sequence is MNSKGSLVLGASGFLGSHLCEALSAAGQPVRAFGRSQVPLVLGSGKVEWAIGDFCDRAALEEAVTGCDTIYHLISTTVPESSNRDPIYDLRSNVESTLQLLAIAQEAGVRKIVFVSSGGTVYGIPRSLPLHEDAPTQPICAYGISKLAIEKYLHMYAAVHHIDYCVLRVSNLFGERQPLEKRQGVVGIFLAKALRGETIEIWGDGEVVRDYVYVQDVAAALVKAGQYSGPETLFNIGSGQGYSLNQVLDSLEAVLKAPIARIYKPGRPIDVPINVLDISRARQVLGWQPETAWPEALKKTYAWMRQQI
- a CDS encoding glycosyltransferase family 2 protein codes for the protein MKATVLIPTKNPGALFRKVMEAVLSQETPWPYEVLVIDSGSTDGTVDYCRSLGEQVRVHTIAPQEFGHGRTRNLGISMAKGEFVALITHDALPASSAWLRNLVGAADQAPDVAGAFGRHLPYPGCNPFVARDLQLHFDHFLTWPLVARLEDRDRYQREAGYRQVLHFFSDNNACVRRSVWEKYPYPDVDFAEDQIWAKQIIEAGYGKAYADDAAVYHSHNYSIVEYGRRSFDESKALRSLFGYQLCPSFVHLVGHFVRSTLADWRYAKQTRLFRQAPAWPLRSPFLNLARQLGYYLGERADRLPRRLVATISLDQSLKRRA
- a CDS encoding glycosyltransferase family 4 protein; the protein is MIIIKVRKKLGLLKFYWRKLGTRGLLRHLYFRYLKKSITDLSTQNLGKIDVVSFYDFVRHQPFGEPLDRDRCDRKSVNWVIPDFGIGSGGHINIFRLVENLERQGYTCHITIVGPCQFASGEAARDSIRKHFSPVQASVGIGEASLQPAWITVATSWITAHTVRNFRGTALRCYFVQDFEPFFYAHGSDYLWAEQTYRFNFFGITAGQWLADKLAREYGMRTAAMGFSFDRDLYRPYPRRDPHTRTVFFYARPVTPRRAFELGLLVLAEVAKQLPDTQFILAGWDTSNYVLPFQHSSPGVLALKDLPELYSQCDAALVLSFTNLSLLPLELMASGCPVVSNRGPNVEWLVTEDVAVLAEPTVEALSEALVALLLDEPRRKQLIERGLDYAQQTSWEAESDKVAKIFDRLSHEL